A DNA window from Ipomoea triloba cultivar NCNSP0323 chromosome 10, ASM357664v1 contains the following coding sequences:
- the LOC116033087 gene encoding exopolygalacturonase-like, with product MLACKDSHSTVAVPSGEFLLNPVRLSGPCAGPITFSVTGVLKAPEKTFLDIPEWILLEDLQGITVTGNGVLDGQGAYAWSVNPCKVDPNCKPLPTNLKFGNIVHGRIEGITSRDSKFFHILIDGCKHVEIENIRITAPADSKNTDGIHIGQSQYVQVQNVDIGTGDDCISFGPGSTNVVISQVNCGPGHGFSIGSLGKSENEPDVNGIIVTNCNITNTTNGLRIKTWAPSTPNKVYNITYQDIILNGVQNPIVIDQHYCPNNACQDQVWSSLSRERARAISL from the exons ATGCTTGCATGCAAAGATAGCCACAGCACGGTGGCCGTTCCAAGCGGGGAGTTCTTACTGAATCCGGTGAGGTTAAGCGGCCCATGCGCCGGCCCGATAACGTTTTCTGTCACGGGCGTTTTGAAGGCTCCGGAAAAGACTTTCCTCGACATCCCGGAGTGGATACTGTTGGAGGATCTGCAAGGCATAACCGTCACCGGGAACGGCGTTTTAGATGGTCAGGGTGCCTACGCCTGGAGTGTGAACCCATGCAAAGTTGATCCCAACTGCAAACCTTTGCCAACG aatTTGAAATTCGGTAATATCGTGCATGGACGCATTGAAGGGATAACTTCACGGGATAGTaaattttttcacattttaatCGACGGCTGTAAACACGTggagattgaaaatataagaataACGGCGCCGGCGGATAGCAAAAATACCGACGGAATACACATCGGCCAGTCACAATATGTGCAAGTCCAAAATGTGGATATTGGAACAGGGGACGATTGCATTTCGTTTGGGCCAGGATCCACAAACGTTGTGATCAGTCAGGTGAATTGTGGTCCTGGCCATGGCTTTAGCATTGGAAGCCTAGGAAAAAGTGAAAATGAACCAGATGTGAATGGAATTATTGTGACGAATTGCAATATCACAAACACCACAAATGGGCTTAGGATCAAAACGTGGGCACCTTCTACTCCCAACAAGGTTTACAACATTACCTATCAAGACATCATTTTGAATGGTGTTCAAAACCCGATTGTCATTGATCAACACTACTGTCCCAACAACGCATGCCAAGATCAG gtatggagtagtctaagccgtgagcgcgctagagctataTCGTTATGA
- the LOC116033088 gene encoding uncharacterized protein LOC116033088, translated as MIPKDKSLLTTEERTRANLDNIAKDILYKALDESLFPRVRKCKSAKDIWDTLMQIGEGDEQEKENKLTIAMKRFEDFKLGAKEYIFDMEARFMKLLMDIRDLDEEKLSQKEIN; from the coding sequence ATGATACCGAAGGATAAGTCCTTGCTGACAACTGAGGAAAGAACTCGTGCAAACCTTGATAACATTGCTAAAGATATACTCTACAAGGCTCTGGACGAGTCACTATTCCCTCGGGTGAGAAAATGCAAATCGGCTAAGGATATCTGGGATACACTTATGCAAATAGGAGAAGGTGAtgagcaagaaaaggaaaacaagttgACTATTGCAATGAAAAGATTCGAGGATTTCAAACTTGGcgcaaaagaatatatatttgacaTGGAAGCTCGCTTTATGAAACTGCTAATGGACATCCGAGACCTTGATGAGGAGAAGCTCtcacaaaaggagataaactaa